The following coding sequences lie in one Metopolophium dirhodum isolate CAU chromosome 5, ASM1992520v1, whole genome shotgun sequence genomic window:
- the LOC132945407 gene encoding uncharacterized protein LOC132945407 isoform X1 — MELMEEPGSRKSVSCDRDGPYYSTLNRPGRSPSTRSTPCRSTSRRSTPGQSTSGRSTSVCSRSTADRSTTPEAPPVPPATYHWEEVRRKRSVGGYPWTHLNKPPFDENTWVKYERDHVYEPVTPAASTDRISPPVMNPLKDENRHFLRIPLTEELVMADDTGSEPESEQQQHQQRRPNREKEDDEDDEDDDNDDDEEDDDGEDDNDDDNGIVNKKNLRSDESIYEGENENSSMGDVESGNTRMKVFQQKVKVKADILRSKLQGVTKRKPKQKIVMDTPNSEKPRRKFGQFATLPKKFTFNAPKVNFSTAFGHFSRRSADPNESSTDETKSVREETKSGRFSLPRFGLSRTSSESPKPSKSVKIGGSRLSIPGFRPRTWSDASKVSKPDSPKPRIMDFGTYPRIFSKRRKTNAANKAKTPPPSSDGGEPESNNYKRKDSFHRRFFRSHKESTPAPTEEQTATLAVEEELDEPPLQVSKESLAEFGDSDLQEVISLSDDCSRSKDAKSLSDHRAGVIEEIDSDEFFLREKGLSRGDVHISNYLSSEIRDVFRSNRTRSVEGVNDNDNGGVARNNRETSSGIATPVRPSRTNSLRRPIRHTVTDANTERSYVADRFSTMPKSFGGTRSLKKPEDDTPENIITSQTFEPSQNPVLPSGVPWRTSGRQTAAATVAHMPPKPPTRQRMSKFSTFDTRSMIDLSRKRSQSQIGFQPSMNFSETVPKAPMRRSRTSLAGSDHDISSAVADYGGRPSWAVNGSGAGVPTPPLRRSRMSLSVDADVEERSATAAYAVNGSASARSTGSTPPRPPPPRTTTTTSSAVAGYATVDKSSQSTATLLLPPQSPMRHRRKKSYDVIKSQEFGAFFTIPRSYSYCDRNARPSTTADTNSAAKLPPPSRPARAYNTLGPSRPLRRRLPVSEHEYGDVADDGSGRHRHDDDDGDDRNDGTAKAAAALCSGDVIEKMKLRPLPSPPPPPRKSRAADDMATPEPQRRRNTDSALVPFLDRRETSATSSNDFFADVSRALLASAAKNAVAICADDVSVAVQTDPSPAADDYLSDDHRDDGSCCSADSYDRPSKSTAAAAAATPRHLAPKTLTTAGSTTDRPRTRSSSQITEYVDRPTSGMSVTAADDCSCNGYAMVSDAAAAGGVTAVRAQCITVEELQVGRMIVADILGQRMAVDDMSGSSLKIAQFAAAAQHPSLQQDATAAVQASPACADDPMTTHVPQLQDDAASVQSSRVSSMYPEVDSDEDRASVLAAPTPPRRRSKPPSSPRSPATADHHDQGKNGCRPSGTVGAVDLSTADPSITELSCQLFRLCHSNVCSLFTKVVQQVVPEDTEKRRDLQAALCFLSIILAGLLILGFGNEKTIHHHHWDFQFPPNQ, encoded by the exons ATGGAACTGATGGAAGAACCAG gttcGCGTAAATCAGTGTCCTGCGACAGGGACGGACCGTACTATTCGACGCTGAACCGGCCCGGCCGGTCTCCATCGACCAGGTCCACACCGTGCAGATCTACTTCGCGCAGATCTACCCCAGGCCAGTCTACATCGGGCAGATCTACTTCGGTGTGCAGCAGATCTACCGCAGACAGGTCGACGACTCCCGAAGCACCGCCAGTCCCGCCGGCCACCTATCACTGGGAGGAGGTGAGGAGAAAACGGTCGGTGGGCGGGTACCCGTGGACGCATCTCAACAAACCGCCTTTCGACGAAAACACCTGGGTGAAGTATGAAAG ggaTCACGTATACGAACCTGTCACGCCAGCAGCCAGCACTGACCGGATATCTCCACCCGTCATGAATCCGTTAAAAGACGAAAACCGTCATTTTCTACGCATACCATTGACGGAAGAACTCGTAATGGCCGACGACACGGGTTCGGAACCAGAAAGcgaacaacaacaacatcaacAACGACGACCAAACAGAGAGAAAGAAGATGACGAAGACGATGAAGACGACGACAACGATGACGATGAAGAAGACGACGACGGCGAAGATGACAATGACGACGACAATGGAAttgtcaacaaaaaaaatttaagatcaGACGAATCGATTTATGAGGGTGAAAACGAAAACTCATCCATGGGCGATGTAGAGTCCGGTAACACGCGTATGAAGGTGTTCCAGCAAAAAGTCAAAGTCAAAGCAGACATACTGCGCTCCAAGTTACAAGGGGTGACTAAACGGAAGCCCAAGCAAAAAATAGTCATGGACACGCCCAACAGCGAAAAGCCCCGGCGCAAGTTCGGCCAGTTCGCCACTCTGCCGAAAAAGTTCACATTCAATGCACCCAAAGTGAACTTCTCCACGGCCTTTGGACACTTCTCCCGGAGATCCGCGGACCCGAACGAATCTAGCACGGACGAGACGAAGAGCGTTCGAGAAGAGACGAAGAGTGGTCGGTTCTCGCTGCCACGTTTTGGATTGTCTAGGACGTCGTCGGAATCTCCAAAACCGTCAAAATCCGTAAAAATCGGTGGCTCCCGGCTGTCTATACCGGGTTTCCGGCCGCGCACTTGGTCGGACGCGTCAAAAGTGTCGAAGCCGGACAGTCCAAAACCCCGGATAATGGATTTTGGCACGTACCCGAGAATATTTTCGAAACGCAGGAAAACCAACGCGGCGAATAAAGCAAAAACACCACCACCGTCGTCCGACGGAGGAGAGCCAGAATCAAATAACTACAAACGAAAGGACTCTTTCCATCGGCGCTTCTTTCGGTCACACAAAGAGTCAACGCCAGCTCCGACGGAAGAACAAACTGCCACGCTGGCTGTGGAAGAAGAGCTGGACGAGCCACCGCTGCAGGTATCCAAGGAATCGTTGGCCGAATTTGGCGACAGCGATCTACAGGAGGTGATATCGCTGAGCGACGACTGCAGCCGATCGAAGGACGCGAAGAGCTTGTCCGATCACCGAGCGGGAGTGATCGAGGAGATTGATTCCGATGAGTTTTTCCTGCGTGAGAAAGGTCTGAGTCGCGGTGACGTGCACATCAGCAATTACCTGTCGTCGGAGATCAGAGACGTGTTCCGGTCGAACCGGACACGGTCCGTGGAAGGCGTTAACGACAACGACAACGGCGGGGTCGCCAGAAACAACCGCGAGACCAGTAGCGGTATCGCCACGCCGGTTAGACCGTCGCGGACCAATTCGCTGAGGAGACCTATACGGCACACTGTAACCGACGCGAACACCGAGCGATCTTACGTCGCTGATCGGTTCAGCACGATGCCGAAATCGTTCGGCGGCACCAGGTCGTTGAAGAAACCGGAAGACGACACGCCCGAGAACATCATCACCAGTCAGACGTTTGAACCGTCGCAAAATCCAGTGCTCCCGTCGGGCGTGCCCTGGAGGACTTCCGGCAGGCAGACTGCCGCCGCCACCGTCGCACACATGCCGCCAAAACCACCGACCAGACAACGCATGTCCAAGTTTTCCACGTTTGACACGCGGTCGATGATTGATTTGTCCAGAAAGAGAAGCCAGTCACAAATC GGATTCCAGCCGTCAATGAACTTTTCGGAGACCGTGCCAAAAGCGCCGATGCGTCGGTCTAGGACTTCGTTGGCCGGTTCCGACCACGATATTTCGTCGGCGGTAGCCGATTATGGCGGCCGTCCTTCGTGGGCGGTCAACGGTAGCGGCGCAGGAGTGCCGACGCCACCATTGCGCCGTTCGCGGATGTCGCTGTCTGTGGACGCGGACGTCGAAGAGCGGTCGGCAACAGCCGCCTACGCTGTAAACGGTAGTGCGTCTGCGAGGTCCACGGGCTCCACGCCTCCTCGACCACCGCCGCCCaggacgacgacaacgacatCTTCCGCAGTCGCGGGTTACGCGACGGTGGACAAGTCGTCACAATCCACCGCGACGCTACTGTTACCGCCACAGTCACCAATGCGGCACAGACGGAAAAAATCATACGACGTGATCAAAAGCCAAGAGTTTGGGGCGTTTTTCACCATACCGAGGTCGTACAGCTACTGTGACAGGAATGCACGGCCGTCCACGACTGCAGACACAAACAGCGCGGCTAAACTGCCACCGCCATCGAGACCCGCGCGCGCCTACAACACACTGGGACCGTCTCGACCACTCCGGCGCCGGTTACCGGTCAGCGAACACGAGTATGGTGACGTGGCCGACGACGGCAGTGGCCGCCACCGTCATGACGACGATGACGGCGACGACAGGAACGACGGGACGGCCAAAGCCGCGGCGGCATTGTGCTCGGGCGACGTAATCGAAAAGATGAAACTTCGGCCGTTGCCgtcaccgccaccaccaccgcgCAAGTCGAGAGCGGCCGATGACATGGCCACGCCTGAACCCCAACGGCGTAGAAACACCGATTCGGCCCTGGTCCCTTTTTTAGATCGGCGAGAAACGTCTGCAACATCGTCTAACGATTTTTTTGCCGACGTTTCTCGTGCGTTGCTCGCGTCTGCCGCCAAAAACGCCGTTGCTATCTGCGCCGACGACGTGTCCGTGGCCGTTCAGACCGACCCGTCGCCAGCAGCTGATGATTACCTATCGGACGACCATCGCGATGACGGGTCCTGCTGTTCGGCTGATTCATATGACCGGCCGTCGAAGTctacagcagcagcagcagcagcaacgcCACGACACCTCGCTCCGAAAACGCTAACCACCGCCGGTTCCACTACTGACCGACCCAGAACCCGGTCGTCGTCCCAGATCACTGAGTACGTTGACCGGCCGACGTCCGGCATGTCGGTAACCGCAGCAGATGACTGCAGCTGCAACGGTTACGCGATGGTGTCCGACGCGGCCGCTGCAGGCGGTGTCACTGCAGTGCGCGCGCAATGCATAACCGTCGAAGAGTTGCAAGTGGGCAGGATGATCGTGGCCGACATACTCGGGCAGCGAATGGCCGTCGACGACATGTCCGGATCAAGTCTGAAGATCGCTCAATTCGCCGCTGCGGCTCAACATCCGTCTCTGCAGCAGGACGCTACGGCCGCTGTTCAAGCCTCGCCTGCATGTGCAGACGACCCGATGACCACGCACGTTCCGCAGCTGCAGGACGATGCTGCGTCGGTTCAGTCTTCGCGAGTGTCGTCCATGTACCCGGAAGTGGATTCGGACGAGGACCGAGCCAGCGTGTTGGCCGCGCCCACGCCACCACGTCGACGCAGCAAACCTCCGTCCTCGCCGCGTTCACCCGCCACCGCCGATCACCACGACCAGGGCAAAAACGGCTGCAGGCCTTCGGGAACCGTGGGCGCCGTCGACCTGTCCACCGCCGACCCGTCCATCACCGAACTCAGCTGTCAGCTGTTCCGATTGTGCCACTCGAACGTGTGCAGCCTGTTCACCAAAGTCGTCCAGCAAGTGGTCCCCGAGGACACGGAGAAGCGGCGCGACCTACAAGCCGCCCTGTGCTTCCTGAGCATCATACTCGCCGGTCTACTGATCCTGGGCTTCGGCAACGAGAAGACCATCCACCACCACCACTGGGACTTTCAATTTCCTCCCAATCAGTAG
- the LOC132945407 gene encoding uncharacterized protein LOC132945407 isoform X2, which translates to MPATLSSNLDHVYEPVTPAASTDRISPPVMNPLKDENRHFLRIPLTEELVMADDTGSEPESEQQQHQQRRPNREKEDDEDDEDDDNDDDEEDDDGEDDNDDDNGIVNKKNLRSDESIYEGENENSSMGDVESGNTRMKVFQQKVKVKADILRSKLQGVTKRKPKQKIVMDTPNSEKPRRKFGQFATLPKKFTFNAPKVNFSTAFGHFSRRSADPNESSTDETKSVREETKSGRFSLPRFGLSRTSSESPKPSKSVKIGGSRLSIPGFRPRTWSDASKVSKPDSPKPRIMDFGTYPRIFSKRRKTNAANKAKTPPPSSDGGEPESNNYKRKDSFHRRFFRSHKESTPAPTEEQTATLAVEEELDEPPLQVSKESLAEFGDSDLQEVISLSDDCSRSKDAKSLSDHRAGVIEEIDSDEFFLREKGLSRGDVHISNYLSSEIRDVFRSNRTRSVEGVNDNDNGGVARNNRETSSGIATPVRPSRTNSLRRPIRHTVTDANTERSYVADRFSTMPKSFGGTRSLKKPEDDTPENIITSQTFEPSQNPVLPSGVPWRTSGRQTAAATVAHMPPKPPTRQRMSKFSTFDTRSMIDLSRKRSQSQIGFQPSMNFSETVPKAPMRRSRTSLAGSDHDISSAVADYGGRPSWAVNGSGAGVPTPPLRRSRMSLSVDADVEERSATAAYAVNGSASARSTGSTPPRPPPPRTTTTTSSAVAGYATVDKSSQSTATLLLPPQSPMRHRRKKSYDVIKSQEFGAFFTIPRSYSYCDRNARPSTTADTNSAAKLPPPSRPARAYNTLGPSRPLRRRLPVSEHEYGDVADDGSGRHRHDDDDGDDRNDGTAKAAAALCSGDVIEKMKLRPLPSPPPPPRKSRAADDMATPEPQRRRNTDSALVPFLDRRETSATSSNDFFADVSRALLASAAKNAVAICADDVSVAVQTDPSPAADDYLSDDHRDDGSCCSADSYDRPSKSTAAAAAATPRHLAPKTLTTAGSTTDRPRTRSSSQITEYVDRPTSGMSVTAADDCSCNGYAMVSDAAAAGGVTAVRAQCITVEELQVGRMIVADILGQRMAVDDMSGSSLKIAQFAAAAQHPSLQQDATAAVQASPACADDPMTTHVPQLQDDAASVQSSRVSSMYPEVDSDEDRASVLAAPTPPRRRSKPPSSPRSPATADHHDQGKNGCRPSGTVGAVDLSTADPSITELSCQLFRLCHSNVCSLFTKVVQQVVPEDTEKRRDLQAALCFLSIILAGLLILGFGNEKTIHHHHWDFQFPPNQ; encoded by the exons ATGCCAGCTACACTGTCGTCGAATTT ggaTCACGTATACGAACCTGTCACGCCAGCAGCCAGCACTGACCGGATATCTCCACCCGTCATGAATCCGTTAAAAGACGAAAACCGTCATTTTCTACGCATACCATTGACGGAAGAACTCGTAATGGCCGACGACACGGGTTCGGAACCAGAAAGcgaacaacaacaacatcaacAACGACGACCAAACAGAGAGAAAGAAGATGACGAAGACGATGAAGACGACGACAACGATGACGATGAAGAAGACGACGACGGCGAAGATGACAATGACGACGACAATGGAAttgtcaacaaaaaaaatttaagatcaGACGAATCGATTTATGAGGGTGAAAACGAAAACTCATCCATGGGCGATGTAGAGTCCGGTAACACGCGTATGAAGGTGTTCCAGCAAAAAGTCAAAGTCAAAGCAGACATACTGCGCTCCAAGTTACAAGGGGTGACTAAACGGAAGCCCAAGCAAAAAATAGTCATGGACACGCCCAACAGCGAAAAGCCCCGGCGCAAGTTCGGCCAGTTCGCCACTCTGCCGAAAAAGTTCACATTCAATGCACCCAAAGTGAACTTCTCCACGGCCTTTGGACACTTCTCCCGGAGATCCGCGGACCCGAACGAATCTAGCACGGACGAGACGAAGAGCGTTCGAGAAGAGACGAAGAGTGGTCGGTTCTCGCTGCCACGTTTTGGATTGTCTAGGACGTCGTCGGAATCTCCAAAACCGTCAAAATCCGTAAAAATCGGTGGCTCCCGGCTGTCTATACCGGGTTTCCGGCCGCGCACTTGGTCGGACGCGTCAAAAGTGTCGAAGCCGGACAGTCCAAAACCCCGGATAATGGATTTTGGCACGTACCCGAGAATATTTTCGAAACGCAGGAAAACCAACGCGGCGAATAAAGCAAAAACACCACCACCGTCGTCCGACGGAGGAGAGCCAGAATCAAATAACTACAAACGAAAGGACTCTTTCCATCGGCGCTTCTTTCGGTCACACAAAGAGTCAACGCCAGCTCCGACGGAAGAACAAACTGCCACGCTGGCTGTGGAAGAAGAGCTGGACGAGCCACCGCTGCAGGTATCCAAGGAATCGTTGGCCGAATTTGGCGACAGCGATCTACAGGAGGTGATATCGCTGAGCGACGACTGCAGCCGATCGAAGGACGCGAAGAGCTTGTCCGATCACCGAGCGGGAGTGATCGAGGAGATTGATTCCGATGAGTTTTTCCTGCGTGAGAAAGGTCTGAGTCGCGGTGACGTGCACATCAGCAATTACCTGTCGTCGGAGATCAGAGACGTGTTCCGGTCGAACCGGACACGGTCCGTGGAAGGCGTTAACGACAACGACAACGGCGGGGTCGCCAGAAACAACCGCGAGACCAGTAGCGGTATCGCCACGCCGGTTAGACCGTCGCGGACCAATTCGCTGAGGAGACCTATACGGCACACTGTAACCGACGCGAACACCGAGCGATCTTACGTCGCTGATCGGTTCAGCACGATGCCGAAATCGTTCGGCGGCACCAGGTCGTTGAAGAAACCGGAAGACGACACGCCCGAGAACATCATCACCAGTCAGACGTTTGAACCGTCGCAAAATCCAGTGCTCCCGTCGGGCGTGCCCTGGAGGACTTCCGGCAGGCAGACTGCCGCCGCCACCGTCGCACACATGCCGCCAAAACCACCGACCAGACAACGCATGTCCAAGTTTTCCACGTTTGACACGCGGTCGATGATTGATTTGTCCAGAAAGAGAAGCCAGTCACAAATC GGATTCCAGCCGTCAATGAACTTTTCGGAGACCGTGCCAAAAGCGCCGATGCGTCGGTCTAGGACTTCGTTGGCCGGTTCCGACCACGATATTTCGTCGGCGGTAGCCGATTATGGCGGCCGTCCTTCGTGGGCGGTCAACGGTAGCGGCGCAGGAGTGCCGACGCCACCATTGCGCCGTTCGCGGATGTCGCTGTCTGTGGACGCGGACGTCGAAGAGCGGTCGGCAACAGCCGCCTACGCTGTAAACGGTAGTGCGTCTGCGAGGTCCACGGGCTCCACGCCTCCTCGACCACCGCCGCCCaggacgacgacaacgacatCTTCCGCAGTCGCGGGTTACGCGACGGTGGACAAGTCGTCACAATCCACCGCGACGCTACTGTTACCGCCACAGTCACCAATGCGGCACAGACGGAAAAAATCATACGACGTGATCAAAAGCCAAGAGTTTGGGGCGTTTTTCACCATACCGAGGTCGTACAGCTACTGTGACAGGAATGCACGGCCGTCCACGACTGCAGACACAAACAGCGCGGCTAAACTGCCACCGCCATCGAGACCCGCGCGCGCCTACAACACACTGGGACCGTCTCGACCACTCCGGCGCCGGTTACCGGTCAGCGAACACGAGTATGGTGACGTGGCCGACGACGGCAGTGGCCGCCACCGTCATGACGACGATGACGGCGACGACAGGAACGACGGGACGGCCAAAGCCGCGGCGGCATTGTGCTCGGGCGACGTAATCGAAAAGATGAAACTTCGGCCGTTGCCgtcaccgccaccaccaccgcgCAAGTCGAGAGCGGCCGATGACATGGCCACGCCTGAACCCCAACGGCGTAGAAACACCGATTCGGCCCTGGTCCCTTTTTTAGATCGGCGAGAAACGTCTGCAACATCGTCTAACGATTTTTTTGCCGACGTTTCTCGTGCGTTGCTCGCGTCTGCCGCCAAAAACGCCGTTGCTATCTGCGCCGACGACGTGTCCGTGGCCGTTCAGACCGACCCGTCGCCAGCAGCTGATGATTACCTATCGGACGACCATCGCGATGACGGGTCCTGCTGTTCGGCTGATTCATATGACCGGCCGTCGAAGTctacagcagcagcagcagcagcaacgcCACGACACCTCGCTCCGAAAACGCTAACCACCGCCGGTTCCACTACTGACCGACCCAGAACCCGGTCGTCGTCCCAGATCACTGAGTACGTTGACCGGCCGACGTCCGGCATGTCGGTAACCGCAGCAGATGACTGCAGCTGCAACGGTTACGCGATGGTGTCCGACGCGGCCGCTGCAGGCGGTGTCACTGCAGTGCGCGCGCAATGCATAACCGTCGAAGAGTTGCAAGTGGGCAGGATGATCGTGGCCGACATACTCGGGCAGCGAATGGCCGTCGACGACATGTCCGGATCAAGTCTGAAGATCGCTCAATTCGCCGCTGCGGCTCAACATCCGTCTCTGCAGCAGGACGCTACGGCCGCTGTTCAAGCCTCGCCTGCATGTGCAGACGACCCGATGACCACGCACGTTCCGCAGCTGCAGGACGATGCTGCGTCGGTTCAGTCTTCGCGAGTGTCGTCCATGTACCCGGAAGTGGATTCGGACGAGGACCGAGCCAGCGTGTTGGCCGCGCCCACGCCACCACGTCGACGCAGCAAACCTCCGTCCTCGCCGCGTTCACCCGCCACCGCCGATCACCACGACCAGGGCAAAAACGGCTGCAGGCCTTCGGGAACCGTGGGCGCCGTCGACCTGTCCACCGCCGACCCGTCCATCACCGAACTCAGCTGTCAGCTGTTCCGATTGTGCCACTCGAACGTGTGCAGCCTGTTCACCAAAGTCGTCCAGCAAGTGGTCCCCGAGGACACGGAGAAGCGGCGCGACCTACAAGCCGCCCTGTGCTTCCTGAGCATCATACTCGCCGGTCTACTGATCCTGGGCTTCGGCAACGAGAAGACCATCCACCACCACCACTGGGACTTTCAATTTCCTCCCAATCAGTAG